A single window of Nocardioides kongjuensis DNA harbors:
- a CDS encoding FAD-dependent oxidoreductase codes for MTETVATSDYLVVGGGTAGSLLAARLSEDPAVSVTLVEWGPDDEHEPRARDLRRWAEMIEGEYDLDYRSVAQERGNSAIRQARLRILGGCSDGNTMISWRTLAADLDEWVERGAAGWDAATVQPYFDRLRTPIQPVAPEDRNPMVADMVHAAVAALDVPLQEAWNDGRLDERAEGAGFFEVGYTPDTNLRSSTSVHYLHPARAERANLDVVLDARVERVEVEDGRATGVLARVDGELVRYAARREVIVCCGAIDSPRLLQLSGIGPRSVLDEAGVDVVVDLPGVGENLMDHAEGLVVWELAELPPPTCASGWDAGALVSLTAPHDRPDVLMHFPVEPWAVHAEAYGAQLPERIVSIAPNVARPASRGRVWITCADPEAPPAIDYRYFTDPEGRDEAVLVAGVRLARRIGAAEPFASRLVREVFPGPDVQTDEEISAVARATHQTVYHVSGTCKIGADDDPTAVLRPDLTVRGLDGLRVVDASVFPQLVATNPVVTVMMVAERAADLIEEAAQRVTAPAGRSCS; via the coding sequence GTGACGGAGACCGTCGCGACGTCGGACTACCTGGTCGTCGGCGGAGGCACGGCGGGCTCCCTGCTCGCCGCTCGGCTCAGCGAGGACCCCGCGGTCTCGGTGACCCTCGTCGAGTGGGGCCCCGACGACGAGCACGAGCCGCGGGCCCGCGACCTGCGCCGCTGGGCGGAGATGATCGAGGGGGAGTACGACCTCGACTACCGCAGCGTCGCGCAGGAGCGCGGCAACTCCGCGATCCGCCAGGCCCGGCTGCGGATCCTCGGCGGCTGCTCCGACGGCAACACGATGATCTCCTGGCGCACCCTCGCGGCCGACCTCGACGAGTGGGTCGAGCGCGGCGCTGCCGGCTGGGACGCCGCGACGGTGCAGCCCTACTTCGACCGCCTGCGGACGCCGATCCAGCCGGTCGCGCCCGAGGACCGCAACCCGATGGTCGCCGACATGGTGCACGCCGCGGTCGCCGCGCTCGACGTACCCCTGCAGGAGGCGTGGAACGACGGCCGCCTCGACGAGCGCGCCGAGGGCGCCGGCTTCTTCGAGGTCGGCTACACCCCGGACACCAACCTGCGCTCGTCGACCTCGGTGCACTACCTGCACCCCGCCCGGGCCGAACGCGCCAACCTCGACGTCGTGCTCGACGCCCGTGTGGAGCGGGTCGAGGTCGAGGACGGCCGCGCGACGGGCGTCCTGGCCCGGGTCGACGGCGAGCTGGTGCGGTACGCCGCGCGCCGCGAGGTCATCGTGTGCTGCGGCGCCATCGACTCGCCGAGGCTGCTGCAGCTCTCCGGCATCGGGCCGCGTTCGGTCCTCGACGAGGCCGGGGTGGACGTCGTCGTCGACCTGCCCGGCGTGGGGGAGAACCTGATGGACCACGCCGAGGGCCTGGTGGTCTGGGAGCTCGCCGAGCTGCCGCCGCCGACCTGCGCCAGCGGCTGGGACGCCGGCGCGCTGGTCAGCCTCACCGCACCGCACGACCGTCCCGACGTGCTGATGCACTTCCCGGTCGAGCCGTGGGCCGTCCATGCCGAGGCGTACGGCGCCCAGCTGCCCGAGCGGATCGTCTCGATCGCCCCCAACGTCGCCCGCCCCGCCTCCCGCGGCCGTGTGTGGATCACCTGCGCCGACCCGGAGGCACCGCCGGCGATCGACTACCGCTACTTCACCGACCCCGAAGGTCGCGACGAGGCCGTGCTCGTGGCCGGCGTCCGCCTGGCCCGCAGGATCGGCGCGGCCGAGCCGTTCGCGTCCCGGCTGGTGCGGGAGGTCTTCCCCGGCCCGGACGTGCAGACCGACGAGGAGATCAGCGCGGTCGCCCGTGCGACCCACCAGACCGTCTACCACGTGTCCGGCACTTGCAAGATCGGCGCGGACGACGACCCGACCGCCGTCCTGCGGCCCGACCTCACGGTGCGAGGTCTCGACGGGCTGCGCGTCGTCGACGCCTCGGTCTTCCCGCAGCTCGTCGCGACCAACCCGGTCGTGACCGTGATGATGGTGGCCGAGCGCGCGGCCGACCTGATCGAGGAGGCCGCGCAGCGGGTCACGGCACCCGCAGGGCGATCGTGTAGCTGA
- a CDS encoding glycosyl hydrolase, producing the protein MRLTVALAAALTLAAAPQLASGSPTGMRFGAVSQPRAGESYQSALLRAEATAGRTYDVVRDFPRWDTPFPDSFHTWLKGSGRTLILSVKSRRTNGQTILWQSLVDAQPGSALHNDMVAWADRLRDYGVPIYFTFNHEPESKASSTMGEAPQFIAAWRKFHDIVVARGATNVKFMWIMTDYAFMVGPDARNYGPKWYPGDAYVDAMGIDAYNWFTCRTGINTPWMSLEQIIRPFRDFGTLHPTKELWLTEWASTEDPANPTRKADWYAAAQALFKRSDYAQFAGVSAFDAQGPDSCTWYPDSSTTSAAGFRAMATDPFYDGGTPPPPPPETTAISFVASASSNANVTNHSVLVPATVRPGDTLLLYFTANTAPTSTSAPAGWTQVRSADLPAALSRVWVRTATAGDAGSTVTVSASSLTKGDLTVAAYRGPAGTPIDVSAVNVQTSTTTQYVAPSVTPTRTGDWVVVYWADKSSTNTSHTVPASLTRRRTTTGTGGGHITATVADTSAAVPVAPTGTYLATGSASSGQAISYTIALRVP; encoded by the coding sequence GTGCGACTGACCGTGGCGCTGGCAGCGGCGTTGACGCTCGCCGCAGCACCGCAGCTCGCGTCGGGATCACCCACCGGGATGAGGTTCGGCGCCGTCAGCCAGCCCCGTGCCGGCGAGAGCTACCAGTCCGCCCTCCTGCGCGCCGAGGCGACCGCCGGTCGCACCTACGACGTGGTCCGGGACTTCCCGCGCTGGGACACCCCGTTCCCCGACTCGTTCCACACCTGGCTCAAGGGCAGCGGACGCACCCTGATCCTGTCGGTCAAGTCCCGCCGCACGAACGGCCAGACGATCCTGTGGCAGAGCCTCGTCGACGCGCAGCCCGGGAGTGCGCTCCACAACGACATGGTGGCCTGGGCCGACCGGCTGCGTGACTACGGCGTACCGATCTACTTCACGTTCAACCACGAGCCGGAGTCCAAGGCCAGCTCCACGATGGGAGAGGCACCGCAGTTCATCGCGGCGTGGCGGAAGTTCCACGACATCGTCGTGGCTCGCGGGGCGACCAACGTGAAGTTCATGTGGATCATGACCGACTACGCGTTCATGGTCGGCCCGGACGCCCGGAACTACGGGCCGAAGTGGTATCCGGGCGATGCCTACGTGGACGCGATGGGCATCGACGCCTACAACTGGTTCACCTGCCGCACCGGCATCAACACCCCCTGGATGTCGCTCGAGCAGATCATCCGTCCCTTCCGGGACTTCGGCACCCTGCACCCGACGAAGGAGCTGTGGCTGACCGAGTGGGCCAGCACCGAGGACCCGGCCAACCCCACGCGCAAGGCCGACTGGTACGCCGCGGCACAGGCACTCTTCAAGCGTTCGGACTACGCGCAGTTCGCCGGGGTCTCCGCCTTCGACGCCCAGGGCCCGGACAGCTGCACGTGGTACCCCGACAGCAGCACGACCTCTGCCGCCGGGTTCAGGGCCATGGCGACCGACCCGTTCTACGACGGCGGCACTCCCCCGCCACCGCCGCCCGAGACGACCGCGATCTCCTTCGTCGCCTCGGCGAGCAGCAACGCCAACGTCACCAACCACAGCGTCCTGGTGCCCGCCACGGTGCGGCCCGGCGACACGCTCCTGCTCTACTTCACCGCGAACACGGCGCCGACGAGCACGTCGGCTCCAGCCGGCTGGACCCAGGTGCGCAGCGCCGACCTGCCCGCCGCACTGAGCCGGGTCTGGGTGCGCACCGCCACCGCCGGCGACGCGGGGTCGACCGTCACCGTCAGCGCCTCCTCCCTCACCAAGGGCGATCTCACCGTGGCCGCCTACCGCGGTCCCGCAGGCACCCCGATCGACGTCAGCGCAGTCAACGTCCAGACCAGCACCACGACGCAGTACGTCGCACCGTCGGTCACGCCGACGCGGACCGGCGACTGGGTGGTCGTCTACTGGGCCGACAAGTCCTCGACCAACACGAGCCACACCGTCCCGGCCTCGCTGACCCGGCGCCGCACGACGACCGGCACCGGGGGCGGCCACATCACCGCGACGGTCGCCGACACGAGTGCGGCCGTGCCCGTCGCGCCGACCGGCACCTACCTCGCCACCGGATCCGCCTCGTCGGGCCAGGCGATCAGCTACACGATCGCCCTGCGGGTGCCGTGA
- a CDS encoding class II histone deacetylase — MSEQPRTAFYHDERCLWHSTGEAVLFLPVGGWLQPLASGGHPESPESKRRFKSLMDVSGLTEQLAVHSAEPVTREDLLRVHPATYVDNFRELSAGRGGEIGPEALFSHGGFEIATLSAGLAKRAVADVVTGRYRNAYALSRPPGHHCLPDEGMGFCLLANIAIAIEAAKAEHGLGKVAVLDWDVHHGNGTQAVYYERDDVLTVSIHQENCFPVDSGGTEERGTGAGRGHNLNVPLPPGSGHETYLAAMRDIVLPALRAFSPDLVVIASGLDANMVDPLARQLLYADSFRQMTAMVMELADEVCDGRVVAVHEGGYAESEVPFCGLAIVETLSGIRTEVVDPFEETFVAQQPSERTLRHQLEIVAELAEELHAGLLE, encoded by the coding sequence ATGAGCGAGCAGCCGCGGACCGCGTTCTACCACGACGAGCGGTGCCTGTGGCACAGCACCGGCGAGGCCGTGCTGTTCCTCCCGGTCGGCGGCTGGCTGCAGCCGCTGGCGAGCGGTGGCCACCCCGAGTCGCCCGAGTCCAAGCGGCGGTTCAAGTCGCTGATGGACGTCTCCGGCCTCACCGAGCAGCTCGCCGTGCACAGCGCCGAGCCGGTCACCCGCGAGGACCTGCTGCGCGTGCACCCGGCGACGTACGTCGACAACTTCCGCGAGCTCTCCGCTGGCCGCGGCGGCGAGATCGGGCCCGAGGCCCTGTTCTCCCACGGCGGCTTCGAGATCGCCACCCTGTCGGCCGGCCTCGCCAAGCGGGCGGTCGCCGACGTCGTGACCGGCCGCTACCGCAACGCGTACGCCCTCTCCCGCCCGCCGGGCCACCACTGCCTGCCCGACGAGGGGATGGGCTTCTGCCTGCTCGCCAACATCGCGATCGCGATCGAGGCGGCCAAGGCCGAGCACGGCCTGGGCAAGGTCGCCGTCCTCGACTGGGACGTGCACCACGGCAACGGCACCCAGGCCGTCTACTACGAGCGCGACGACGTGCTCACCGTCTCGATCCACCAGGAGAACTGCTTCCCCGTGGACTCCGGCGGCACCGAGGAGCGCGGCACGGGCGCGGGCCGGGGCCACAACCTCAACGTCCCGCTGCCCCCGGGCTCGGGCCACGAGACCTACCTGGCCGCGATGCGCGACATCGTGCTGCCCGCACTGCGCGCCTTCTCCCCGGACCTGGTCGTCATCGCCAGCGGCCTCGACGCCAACATGGTCGACCCGCTTGCCCGCCAACTGCTGTACGCCGACAGCTTCCGGCAGATGACCGCGATGGTCATGGAGCTGGCCGACGAGGTGTGCGACGGCCGGGTCGTCGCCGTCCACGAGGGCGGCTACGCCGAGTCCGAGGTCCCCTTCTGCGGCCTGGCCATCGTGGAGACCCTGTCCGGCATCCGCACCGAGGTGGTCGACCCGTTCGAGGAGACCTTCGTCGCCCAGCAGCCGTCCGAGCGGACCCTGCGCCACCAGCTGGAGATCGTGGCCGAGCTGGCCGAGGAGCTGCACGCCGGGCTGCTGGAGTAG
- a CDS encoding flavin-containing monooxygenase has product MSHQEPQQVEVLVVGAGQAGVAMSEHLSDNGIPHLVLERERIAERWRTMRWDSLVANGPAWHDRFPGLEFQDVDPDGFATKDQVAAYFEAYAEKIAAPIRTGVEVTSVTRNQGRPGFRVETSDGVVEARYVVAATGPFQKPVFPPIVPDGPEGPGAVQIHSSDYRNPEQLPEGNVLVVGAGSSGVQIADELQRSGRQVYLSVGPHDRPPRSYRGRDFCWWLGVLGLWDLETPTAGAEHVTIAVSGARGGHTVDFRALAAQGITLVGMTDRYDDGVLTFRGDLAANIAAGDANLLALLDQADAWVEANGMDLPEEPQARVLGDDPTSVTDPLLALDLADAGITSIVWATGFATDYAWLPAGALDEAGRPSHRRGVSSEPGIYFVGLPWLSRRGSSFIWGVWHDAEHVAGHIATQRSYLTYEAPTA; this is encoded by the coding sequence ATGTCCCACCAGGAACCCCAGCAGGTCGAGGTCCTCGTCGTCGGCGCCGGCCAGGCCGGCGTCGCGATGAGCGAGCACCTCAGCGACAACGGCATCCCGCACCTCGTCCTCGAGCGCGAGCGGATCGCCGAGCGCTGGCGCACCATGCGCTGGGACTCGCTGGTCGCCAACGGTCCCGCCTGGCACGACCGCTTCCCCGGCCTGGAGTTCCAGGACGTCGACCCGGACGGCTTCGCCACCAAGGACCAGGTCGCCGCGTACTTCGAGGCGTACGCCGAGAAGATCGCCGCGCCGATCCGCACCGGCGTCGAGGTCACCTCGGTGACCCGCAACCAGGGCCGTCCCGGCTTCCGCGTGGAGACCTCCGACGGCGTCGTCGAGGCCCGCTACGTCGTCGCCGCCACCGGCCCGTTCCAGAAGCCGGTCTTCCCGCCGATCGTCCCCGACGGCCCAGAGGGGCCCGGCGCGGTGCAGATCCACTCCAGTGACTACCGCAACCCGGAGCAGCTGCCCGAGGGCAACGTCCTCGTGGTCGGCGCCGGGTCGTCCGGGGTGCAGATCGCCGACGAGCTCCAGCGCTCGGGTCGCCAGGTCTACCTCTCGGTCGGCCCGCACGACCGCCCGCCGCGGAGCTACCGCGGCCGCGACTTCTGCTGGTGGCTGGGCGTCCTGGGCCTGTGGGATCTCGAGACGCCGACGGCCGGCGCCGAGCACGTCACGATCGCCGTCAGCGGCGCCCGTGGTGGCCACACCGTCGACTTCCGCGCGCTCGCCGCGCAGGGCATCACGCTGGTGGGCATGACGGACCGGTACGACGACGGCGTGCTCACCTTCCGCGGGGACCTCGCCGCCAACATCGCCGCCGGCGACGCCAACCTGCTCGCGCTGCTCGACCAGGCCGACGCCTGGGTCGAGGCCAACGGCATGGACCTGCCCGAGGAGCCGCAGGCCCGGGTGCTCGGCGACGACCCGACCAGCGTGACCGACCCGCTGCTCGCGCTCGACCTCGCCGATGCCGGGATCACCTCGATCGTCTGGGCGACCGGCTTCGCCACCGACTACGCGTGGCTGCCCGCCGGCGCCCTCGACGAGGCCGGCAGGCCGTCGCACCGCCGGGGCGTCTCCTCCGAGCCCGGCATCTACTTCGTCGGCCTGCCCTGGCTCTCGCGCCGCGGCTCGAGCTTCATCTGGGGCGTCTGGCACGATGCGGAGCACGTCGCCGGGCACATCGCGACCCAGCGCAGCTACCTGACCTACGAGGCACCGACCGCATGA
- a CDS encoding RidA family protein has translation MSSIVVGGHTRIRPFNTSVTYPEQNLDNDLCQAVVAGNTVYVRGQIGQDLDTSESVGIGDVEAQTEQAMANIKMLLEEAGARMEHLVKLTIYIVDPRYRETVYRTIGRWTKGVHPISTGIVVSALARPEWLVEVDAIAVISQ, from the coding sequence ATGAGCAGCATCGTCGTCGGCGGCCACACCCGCATCCGTCCGTTCAACACCAGCGTCACCTACCCGGAGCAGAACCTCGACAACGACCTGTGCCAGGCCGTCGTCGCGGGCAACACGGTCTACGTCCGCGGCCAGATCGGCCAGGACCTCGACACCAGCGAGTCCGTCGGCATCGGTGACGTCGAGGCGCAGACCGAGCAGGCGATGGCCAACATCAAGATGCTGCTCGAGGAGGCCGGTGCCCGCATGGAGCACCTGGTCAAGCTCACCATCTACATCGTCGACCCGCGCTACCGCGAGACCGTCTACCGGACCATCGGCCGCTGGACCAAGGGCGTGCACCCGATCTCGACCGGCATCGTCGTCTCCGCCCTCGCCCGTCCCGAGTGGCTCGTCGAGGTCGACGCGATCGCGGTGATCTCCCAGTGA
- a CDS encoding DUF1028 domain-containing protein, producing the protein MTFSVLATDGKGAVGIAVTSSSPAVAARCIHLRPGVGGASSQNITDPRLGTELLDALQSGLDARAALASVTDGREHIQHRQLTVLGLDGTGAAFSGEGSLGVHHQVVGDGVVAAGNLLADTAVVDAVAAGFTAATGELEERLLAALEAGLAAGGEAGPVRSAGLSVVRDVAWRVSDLRVDWSDDPIGRLRELLDVWLPQRDDYVTRGLDPTVAPSYGVPGDE; encoded by the coding sequence GTGACCTTCTCCGTCCTCGCGACCGACGGCAAGGGCGCCGTCGGCATCGCCGTCACGTCCTCCAGCCCGGCCGTCGCGGCGCGCTGCATCCACCTGCGTCCCGGTGTCGGCGGCGCGTCCTCGCAGAACATCACCGACCCCCGCCTCGGCACCGAGCTCCTCGACGCGCTCCAGAGCGGACTCGACGCCCGCGCCGCGCTCGCCAGCGTCACCGACGGTCGTGAGCACATCCAGCACCGCCAGCTCACCGTCCTCGGGCTCGACGGCACCGGCGCCGCGTTCTCCGGCGAGGGCTCGCTCGGCGTGCACCACCAGGTCGTCGGCGACGGCGTCGTCGCGGCCGGCAACCTGCTCGCCGACACCGCCGTCGTCGACGCCGTCGCCGCGGGGTTCACCGCGGCCACCGGAGAGCTCGAGGAGCGCCTGCTCGCCGCGCTGGAGGCCGGCCTGGCCGCCGGCGGCGAGGCCGGACCGGTCCGCTCGGCCGGTCTGTCCGTCGTCCGCGACGTCGCGTGGCGGGTCAGCGACCTGCGCGTCGACTGGAGCGACGACCCGATCGGCCGGCTCCGCGAGCTGCTCGACGTCTGGCTGCCCCAGCGCGACGACTACGTCACCCGGGGGCTCGACCCCACCGTCGCGCCGTCGTACGGCGTCCCCGGGGACGAGTGA
- a CDS encoding M20 family metallopeptidase translates to MTKQAAADTIRSDAERLIALSEQLHANPELGWEEHRSSRWVAEALAEVGYDVTPAYLGLETAFHATIGSGPFRLGLCAEYDALPGLGHACGHNLISAITVGTARALAPLADAAGLTIEVYGTPAEEGGGGKIELLERGAFAGLDLAMMAHPAPVDVAEAEPFAVSHSHVEYRGKAAHAAAYPEQGVNAADAFTIAQVAIGMLRQQLPPSVRVHGVMTNGGEAPNAIPARTEGRWYVRAESLAQLAETEDRVWKCFQAGALATGASLEVTPESKPYAEFRTFAPALEAYRRNAQELGRTFDETSPARRMNRASTDMGNVSQVVDAIHPYIGINSGTALNHQPEFAAHCVGGDAEKALLDAATALAWTALDVAATR, encoded by the coding sequence ATGACCAAGCAGGCCGCTGCCGACACGATCCGCTCCGACGCCGAGCGCCTGATCGCGCTCTCCGAGCAGCTCCACGCCAACCCCGAGCTCGGCTGGGAGGAGCACAGGTCCTCGCGGTGGGTCGCCGAGGCCCTCGCCGAGGTGGGCTACGACGTCACGCCGGCCTACCTCGGCCTGGAGACGGCCTTCCACGCCACCATCGGCAGCGGCCCGTTCCGGCTCGGCCTGTGCGCCGAGTACGACGCCCTGCCGGGCCTGGGCCACGCGTGCGGCCACAACCTGATCTCCGCGATCACCGTCGGCACCGCCCGCGCGCTGGCCCCGCTCGCCGACGCCGCCGGCCTGACCATCGAGGTCTACGGGACCCCGGCCGAGGAGGGTGGCGGCGGCAAGATCGAGCTGCTCGAGCGCGGCGCCTTCGCCGGCCTCGACCTGGCGATGATGGCGCACCCGGCGCCGGTCGACGTCGCCGAGGCGGAGCCGTTCGCCGTGTCGCACTCGCACGTGGAGTACCGCGGCAAGGCGGCCCACGCCGCGGCGTACCCCGAGCAGGGCGTCAACGCCGCCGACGCGTTCACGATCGCCCAGGTGGCGATCGGCATGCTGCGCCAGCAGCTGCCGCCGTCGGTGCGCGTGCACGGTGTGATGACCAACGGGGGAGAGGCGCCCAACGCGATCCCGGCCCGCACCGAGGGCCGCTGGTACGTCCGCGCCGAGTCGCTGGCCCAGCTCGCCGAGACCGAGGACCGGGTCTGGAAGTGCTTCCAGGCCGGGGCGCTGGCCACCGGTGCGAGCCTCGAGGTCACCCCCGAGAGCAAGCCGTACGCCGAGTTCCGCACCTTCGCGCCGGCCCTGGAGGCCTACCGGCGCAATGCGCAGGAGCTCGGGCGCACCTTCGACGAGACCTCGCCCGCGCGCCGGATGAACCGTGCCTCGACCGACATGGGCAACGTCTCCCAGGTCGTCGACGCGATCCACCCCTACATCGGCATCAACTCGGGCACCGCGCTCAACCACCAGCCCGAGTTCGCCGCCCACTGCGTCGGCGGGGACGCCGAGAAGGCGCTCCTCGACGCGGCGACCGCGCTGGCGTGGACCGCGCTCGACGTGGCCGCGACGCGATGA